A genome region from Prinia subflava isolate CZ2003 ecotype Zambia chromosome 12, Cam_Psub_1.2, whole genome shotgun sequence includes the following:
- the TRIM32 gene encoding E3 ubiquitin-protein ligase TRIM32: MAAAPYLNSDALREVLECPICMESFTEEHLRPKLLHCGHTICKQCLEKLLANSINGIRCPFCSKITRITSLAQLTDNLTVLKIIDTAGLGEVVGLLMCKVCGRRLPRHFCKSCSLLLCEPCKEASHVPPGHRVIAIKEAAEERRREFGTRLARLRELMGDLQKRKAALEDVSRDLQSRYKAVLQEYSKEERKIQEELARSRKFFTTSLSEVEKINNQVMEEQAYLLNLAEVQIMSRCDYFLAKIKQGDIALLEEAADEEEPELTNSLPRELTLQEVELLKVSHVGPLQIGQVVKKPRTVNVEESLMENAASSFAPFREPDLVQEEPSCTPHSSPAKPRMPEAATSIQQCSFIKRMGSKGSLPGMFNLPVSLHVTSQGEVLVADRGNFRIQVFTRKGFLKEIRRSPSGIDSFVLSFLGADLPNLTPLSVTMNCHGLIGVTDSYDNSVKVYTMDGHCVACHRSQLSKPWGIAALPSGQFVVTDVEGGKLWCFTVDRGVGVVKYSCLCSAVRPKFVTCDAEGTIYFTQGLGLNLENRQYEHHLEGGFSIGSVGPDGQLGRQISHFFSENEDFRCIAGMCVDSRGDLIVADSSRKEILHFPKGGGYNILIREGLTCPVGIAITPKGQLLVLDCWDHCIKIYSYHLRRYSTP, encoded by the coding sequence CAAGCAGTGCCTGGAGAAGCTCCTGGCCAACAGCATCAACGGGATCCGATGCCCCTTCTGCAGCAAGATCACGCGGATCACCAGCTTGGCTCAGCTCACTGACAACCTCACCGTGCTGAAGATCATCGACACGGCCGGCCTGGGGGAAGTGGTGGGACTTCTCATGTGCAAGGTCTGCGGGAGGAGGCTGCCAAGACACTTTTGCAAGAGCTGTAGCTTGCTTTTGTGTGAGCCGTGCAAGGAGGCTTCACACGTGCCCCCAGGACACAGAGTCATTGCTATCAAAGAGGCTGCTGAGGAGCGTAGGAGGGAATTTGGTACGAGGCTTGCCAGGCTTCGGGAGCTCATGGGTGATcttcagaaaaggaaagctgCTCTGGAGGATGTTTCGAGAGACCTGCAATCCAGATACAAAGCGGTTCTGCAGGAGTACAGCAAAGAGGAGCGCAAGATCCAGGAAGAACTGGCCAGGTCACGCAAGTTCTTCACCACCTCTTTGTCTGAAGTGGAGAAGATAAATAACCAGGTGATGGAGGAGCAAGCTTACCTGCTGAACTTAGCAGAAGTGCAGATAATGTCTCGCTGTGACTATTTCCTTGCCAAAATAAAGCAGGGGGATATAGCTCTGCTGGAGGAGGCAGCGGACGAGGAAGAACCAGAACTGACAAACAGTCTCCCGAGGGAGCTGACTCTGCAGGAGGTGGAACTCCTTAAGGTGAGCCATGTGGGACCACTGCAGATCGGGCAGGTGGTGAAGAAACCCCGCACCGTTAACGTGGAGGAATCGCTCATGGAGAACGCAGCATCCTCCTTTGCACCATTTAGAGAGCCTGACTTGGTGCAGGAGGAGCCCAGCTGCACCCCGCACTCCTCGCCAGCCAAGCCAAGGATGCCCGAAGCAGCCACGAGCATCCAGCAGTGTTCCTTCATCAAGAGGATGGGCTCCAAGGGCAGCCTGCCGGGGATGTTCAACCTCCCCGTCAGCCTGCACGTCACCAGCCAAGGCGAGGTGCTCGTGGCAGACCGCGGCAACTTCCGAATCCAGGTCTTTACCCGCAAGGGCTTCCTGAAGGAGATCCGCCGGAGCCCCAGCGGCATTGACAGCTTCGTGCTGAGTTTCCTTGGAGCAGACTTGCCCAACCTGACCCCCCTGTCTGTCACCATGAACTGCCACGGGCTGATCGGCGTGACAGACAGCTACGACAACTCTGTCAAGGTGTACACCATGGACGGCCACTGCGTGGCGTGTCACCGCAGCCAGCTCAGCAAGCCCTGGGGCATCGCCGCGCTGCCCTCGGGCCAGTTCGTCGTCACTGACGTGGAAGGGGGGAAGCTGTGGTGCTTCACCGTGGACCGTGGCGTGGGGGTGGTGAAGTACAGCTGCCTGTGCAGTGCCGTGCGCCCCAAGTTTGTCACCTGCGACGCTGAAGGGACCATTTACTTCActcaggggctggggctcaaCCTGGAGAACCGGCAGTACGAGCACCACCTGGAAGGAGGCTTCTCCATCGGCTCCGTCGGCCCAGACGGGCAGCTGGGACGCCAGATCAGCCATTTCTTCTCTGAGAATGAGGATTTCAGGTGCATTGCTGGGATGTGCGTTGATTCCAGGGGAGACCTGATCGTTGCTGACAGCAGTCGTAAGGAAATCCTGCATTTTCCTAAAGGAGGCGGTTACAACATCCTGATCCGGGAGGGACTCACCTGCCCGGTGGGCATTGCCATTACTCCCAaagggcagctgctggtgctggactGTTGGGATCATTGCATTAAGATCTACAGTTACCACCTGAGAAGATACTCCACCCCTTAA